The sequence CGCGGAACTACGGCATGGGGCCGGAGCGGTCATCGTAACAGACGAAGCGGTGACGGAACATGCCGTCCAGCTCTTACTGCGCACGCTCAGTCGCCGACCGCCGTGGTCCAATTTGCCGATCATCGTGCTCACCCAGCGGCAGCCTCAGTCGCTTCCCGGGCTGGGCACACTCGACCTGTTCACGTCTGAAACGGGAGGCAACCTGACCGTTCTGGAATACCCGGTGCACCCCGTTACACTCACATCCGTCGTACAGTCCGCGCTCCGCGCCCGAAGACGTCAGTATCAGGTCCGCGATTTACTTGAGTGGTTGGAGGAAAAGAACGCAGCACTCGAAGCCAGCGAGGAGGCCCTGAGAGAAGCGAATCGCACGCTGGAGCAACGGGTCATGCACCGCACAGAGCAGGTCCGCGAGTTGGCCATGGCGGTCACCTCCGCTGAGCAGCGAGAACGCAACCGGATCTCCCACATCCTGCATGACCACCTGCAGCAAATCATCCACAGCGCGAAGATGTGGGCGGAACTGGCTATTTCGGAGCCCGAAACGCGTGATGAGAGCCTTCCGCGTATTGTAAATCTACTCGGCGAAGCGCTCGACACCACGCGGTCTCTCACCGTCGACCTGAACCCGCCAGTGCTCGAAAAAAAGGGACTCGCTGCGGCTCTCCGCTGGTTATCCGACCGGTTCAAAAACCGACATGGTCTCACCGTTCACGTAGAACTCGGCGAGGACGTAGACGTGCCCGACAGCAACATACAGAACCTTCTCTTTCAACTCACGCGCGAGTTGCTCTTCAACGTGGTCAAGCACGCCGGCGTGGAGGAGGCCACCGTTCGCGCCCAAATGATTCCGGCTGGAGACGTGCGCCTTCAGGCGCCGTTGGGGCACGATACAGGTCCTAGGGAGCTACAGACTCAACTGAACGAACATCAACAACACATCCGGATTGTCGTCGAGGATAGAGGGACGGGCTTCGACCCGCAGAGCCAGTCTCCCATCGGACAGGGCCTCGCGAATGTCCGCAAGCGTCTGGAGCTTGCCGGGGGCCACTGCGAAATCGAGACCACTCCCGGCGACGGTACGACCATCACGGTCACGGCACCCGTACAGCAAGCGCGCACCCGATCGGACGCGTCAGCCTCGGAGGAGTCGTAGGCTCGATCAGCTCCCTCTTGCACGTCACGTAGACGTGGGCTCTTCTTCGATCGTATTGAGCGCTGCGACCGAACCTCCCGTATGGATCGCTGCGATCGCCCGCGCTACCCGTCCCGATGCATCGCACACCTCGAGCTTGGCGTGAGCTTTTGTGCCTTCCAGACGAAACGGTGGGATCGTGTTGGTCACGAAGGTGCGACTCAACAGATCAGTGCCGATATTTTTCGCCGCGTTCCCGACGAAGACGCCGTGCGTCGCGACCGCATAGATCTCCTCCGCTCCCTCTCTCGCACAGGCCTCCGTCGCGCGGTGAATGGTTGTCCCCGTGCTGATCAGGTCATCCACGATGACCGCCACACGTCCGTCCACGTCGCCGACCAGACTTCCGCCCGTCAGCCGATTGTCCTGGCGAACTTTTTCTACGAATGCAACCGTCACCGCACGATCACCCCGCACACGCAGGGCCTTTGCAAAACGGTGAGCCCGCTTTACTCCGCCCTCATCCGGTGAAATCACGACAACCCCTCGTTCCCCAACCTCCCGAAGCACATGGTCGACGAGCAACGGACGAGCCTCCAGGTGATCGGTACGGACGCGGAAGGCATTCTGAAAGGCAGCTAGATTGTGGACATCCATCGCCAGCACCCGGTCGACCCCGACCGCTTCGACCATCGCCGCCAAATAACGGGTCGTGACGGGATCACGTGGCTTCGACTTTCGGTCTTTTCGCTGATAGCTGAGATACGGGAGCACCGCCGTCACGCGTGCCGCGGCCGCATCGCGCAGAGCCCCGCAGAAAAAAGCAAGCCGACAGAGCTTGTCATTCACGCTCAACTCGGGCGCGTCGTACATGGACTGCACGACATACACGTCTTTATCACGCACATTCGTGAGCGGACGCGTCGCGTGCTCTCCGTCGTCAAAATTATCTTCTGCGTGGTCTGAAAGCTCGGTGCCAAGGGACGTAGCAACCGAGCGACCGAATGCACGGGTTTCACTGAGGGCAAACAGGCAGAGGTCGTCCGTCATCAGTAACGTTTGAAAGCAAAATGAGGGCGAAGCACGCACGTCCACAGTGTACAACCCGCCGCGGTAATACTGAATCCAAATGATCGTGTCCGGATTCCGTGCCTCGGATGTAGGGTCGATTCGATCGAAAAAGGGGAAGAGACGCAGGAATCAACGTCTTCTGACACTTTCACAACCTGTTTGGCGGATGGATCGCGAAAACGTGAGCGCCGTCTTTTATGGTGATTCGCAGGCCTGAAACGGGGAGCCTTTCACAATGACGTAGTCGACCCGGCTCGCGAGATCAACCAAGCCTCGTATTGCAAACGGAGCGAGGACCGACCGGCGGGAGGTCCGTACTGTTGGATCGCCGAAGGCTGTCCGCCAAACAGGTTCTCACGTCTGCGAAACGCTTCCACAGATGATCTTGACCCCGACATTGTCATTTGGATTTGGTGTAAGTGTCGATCAGGCTTCACTGAAGACGATGATTCTCGTTCCGCAATCGCCTCGCATTGTCGGCGGACGATCGAATCGCGAATCGCCGAGCAGCGGTTTCGGAACCGGGATTGAGCGACGCAAGACACCTCAGGGTACGCGTTATGCGTCGGCCTCGGCACGCATGTTTACGGCTTGAAGTGCCTTTTGCGTTGCCTCTGTCGCCACACTGCTCGCGCCGCGAATTTCTTGAAGTGATGTGTGAGCCTCCTGCAAGAGTCGGTGCGCGTGCTCAAGCGAATCGCGTTCCAGAGCAATTTCACCGCGGATCCTCTGGAGCACATATCGACGCCAGTGCTCCTGGGCAGGGAGATCTTTGGCGTACAAGCGCGCACGACCTGCAATAGAAGCGGCACGATCGAGATCCCCGACGGCCGTAGCAATGTCTGCCCGAAGGAGACGCCCCCGAAAGAGTTCGACCTCCGACGTGTCGTCCTCTGTGCGGAAGTGACCTAGAGCCACCGTGGCTAGGGAATCAGCATCCTCATGACGCCCTTGCTCCAGCCGTAGTCGCCCCATCCGAAGAAGGACATCTCCACAGTCCGCGTTCGGCTTCTGGTTCAGAGACCGAAAGGCGTCTCTACTTTGCGTCAGGACACCTTCTGCATCACTCAGACGGCCGAGATGCAAAAGGGTGGATCCATACTCTGCCTGCAGACGGGCTATTCTTTGGTCTGGGGCATCGTGAACGACCTGCATCATCTCCAACGCTTCCGCAAACCGTCTACGGGCCCGGGCGAGGTCGCCTTGTTGATGCGCGTTCACCGCCAGATTGTGCAGTATGAGAGCGGTCTGAGGATGTGGGCCATCTCTTGTTTGTTTCTCCATGTCGAGCGCACGCAAAAGCAGCGAATCCGCCGATTTATATTCGAACTGATTCGTGTACAGGCTACCCAGGTTGCTCATCCATCGAGCTCGCCTCGGATGATCTCGGCCGTACAGCGCGGTTCCCTCATCCAGAAGCCGAATGTACAGGCTTTCTGCCGCAGGATAGGCTCCTCGCTTGGCTTGCAGGATCGCAAGGTTGTTCAGGTTTGCGATCCGCCCCGGATGTGGACCGTCTGTGAGTGAATCGACGAGATGGAAAGACCGGCGCTGCACGGGCAGGGCCTCGTCAATTTTTCCCTGTGTCTTGAGAAGTGCAGCCAGATTAAAAAGAAGCTCCGCGGTCAAGATATTCGCTGTGTCCTGCCGGCTCCGATGCGCGCGGAGAGCCGTTCGAAGGCGCTGCTCGGCTGCCGGGGTATCTCCCAGCTTCCGGAGAATGAATCCGTGAAACATGAGTGCCTGAACGACGGTCGAGTCCGATCGCCCGCGGACGGCACGACGACCGGCTACGACGCGCTCCATCAACGTATCGGCCGCCTCGTATCGACCCTGATCGCGTTCGAGCAGACCGAGTGCCGACATACTCTTGAGTGTGGCCGGGTGGTCGTCGCCCCGCAGACGGGTCCGAAGCCGGACAGACGTCTGTAAAAGGGCTCGAGCCTTCTCAAATTCGCCAAGGCGACGGTAGGTCTGCCCGAGAACGTGCGCCATCTGACCTTTTACGGACGGGTCATCCAGCGTCTCAAGCCTCTTTTGTCCCCGCTCGAGGAGCATACGAACGGACACCGTATCACCGGGTGCCAGATTGGGGTCGGCTGCTTCAAAAAGCCGCACGAGAAAGGCAGATACCTGCTCCGCTTTCTCCGCCTGGCGCTGGGCTGCATTCCGTTCCTGAACGATGACACTGGCAAAGGCGAGGGCGAGACAGATGACCGCCACACCCGTTGCCACGCCCCATCGATTTCGCCGAACGAACTTTCGCGTTCGATATCCCCATGTTGCCGGGCGGGCTTCAATCGGTTCCGCGTCTTGATAACGCTGCAGGTCGCGCCGCATTGCATCTGGAGAGGCATAACGGCGGTCAGGTTCCTTCCGTAGCGCCTTCAGAACGATGGTGTCGAGGTCCCCTTTGAGGCGATGGGCATCGCCTCCTGTCGCTGCTCCCCGCGACGAGGGTGCCTCCGGAGGCGTCTCCAGAATCTCTTTGTCAACCTGACCCCGGCTTTTGTCTCCTTGACCGAACGGCGGAGTACCCGTAAAGAGCTCGTAGGCGAGCACGCCGAGCTGGTAGGTATCGGTGGCAGTTGAGATCTCACGTTCCGTGATTTGCTCTGGCGCCGCATAGGCCGGCGTCATCAGGGCGCGCCCGGTCTGCGTCACA comes from Longibacter salinarum and encodes:
- a CDS encoding sensor histidine kinase; protein product: MTAPHSSSSPFAGDATVSERVLLLLPGVSRTPSIQSTLDDARISTESVESIEELYAELRHGAGAVIVTDEAVTEHAVQLLLRTLSRRPPWSNLPIIVLTQRQPQSLPGLGTLDLFTSETGGNLTVLEYPVHPVTLTSVVQSALRARRRQYQVRDLLEWLEEKNAALEASEEALREANRTLEQRVMHRTEQVRELAMAVTSAEQRERNRISHILHDHLQQIIHSAKMWAELAISEPETRDESLPRIVNLLGEALDTTRSLTVDLNPPVLEKKGLAAALRWLSDRFKNRHGLTVHVELGEDVDVPDSNIQNLLFQLTRELLFNVVKHAGVEEATVRAQMIPAGDVRLQAPLGHDTGPRELQTQLNEHQQHIRIVVEDRGTGFDPQSQSPIGQGLANVRKRLELAGGHCEIETTPGDGTTITVTAPVQQARTRSDASASEES
- a CDS encoding ribose-phosphate diphosphokinase, giving the protein MTDDLCLFALSETRAFGRSVATSLGTELSDHAEDNFDDGEHATRPLTNVRDKDVYVVQSMYDAPELSVNDKLCRLAFFCGALRDAAAARVTAVLPYLSYQRKDRKSKPRDPVTTRYLAAMVEAVGVDRVLAMDVHNLAAFQNAFRVRTDHLEARPLLVDHVLREVGERGVVVISPDEGGVKRAHRFAKALRVRGDRAVTVAFVEKVRQDNRLTGGSLVGDVDGRVAVIVDDLISTGTTIHRATEACAREGAEEIYAVATHGVFVGNAAKNIGTDLLSRTFVTNTIPPFRLEGTKAHAKLEVCDASGRVARAIAAIHTGGSVAALNTIEEEPTST
- a CDS encoding serine/threonine-protein kinase, which translates into the protein MTETQWERAKEILNDLLDAAPDDVGGWLDSRCSGEPALRSEVESLYYALRDGKIDEEAGAAAWLGTSQPGDDAHRQGLFPFVGLGARTVAENQPVVGRYRLLEEIGAGGMGVVYRAERADGAFERPVAVKLLRRRIVSPDTETRFRTERQVLASLDHPHIAGLIDGGVTEDGRPYLVMEFVDGTPITDYADDNALTMSERVDLLTQVITAVYAAHQNLIVHRDLKPSNVLVTETETGPRVKLLDFGIAKILGGDLPVTRPVTQTGRALMTPAYAAPEQITEREISTATDTYQLGVLAYELFTGTPPFGQGDKSRGQVDKEILETPPEAPSSRGAATGGDAHRLKGDLDTIVLKALRKEPDRRYASPDAMRRDLQRYQDAEPIEARPATWGYRTRKFVRRNRWGVATGVAVICLALAFASVIVQERNAAQRQAEKAEQVSAFLVRLFEAADPNLAPGDTVSVRMLLERGQKRLETLDDPSVKGQMAHVLGQTYRRLGEFEKARALLQTSVRLRTRLRGDDHPATLKSMSALGLLERDQGRYEAADTLMERVVAGRRAVRGRSDSTVVQALMFHGFILRKLGDTPAAEQRLRTALRAHRSRQDTANILTAELLFNLAALLKTQGKIDEALPVQRRSFHLVDSLTDGPHPGRIANLNNLAILQAKRGAYPAAESLYIRLLDEGTALYGRDHPRRARWMSNLGSLYTNQFEYKSADSLLLRALDMEKQTRDGPHPQTALILHNLAVNAHQQGDLARARRRFAEALEMMQVVHDAPDQRIARLQAEYGSTLLHLGRLSDAEGVLTQSRDAFRSLNQKPNADCGDVLLRMGRLRLEQGRHEDADSLATVALGHFRTEDDTSEVELFRGRLLRADIATAVGDLDRAASIAGRARLYAKDLPAQEHWRRYVLQRIRGEIALERDSLEHAHRLLQEAHTSLQEIRGASSVATEATQKALQAVNMRAEADA